The DNA segment TGCAAGCATGATGGCAGCGTTTCTTTCTCTCTCAGATTCAAAAGCTACCACAAAGGACACTCCTTTCTTTGCCTGCCAATACACTGCCTGAGCCGCCGCGTTCCCACCTCCTCTCACTCCACATAGCTATTATACTCAATCATATGATACAACAACCATTAAGGTAAGATGATTGATGACAACAATCCTTAAGGgggcaacaacaacaaaaaaaacgaaatgAGCATATCACTAACTAACCTGCATAGCACTAGAGTAATACTCTTTAGCAATCACAGTCTTTCCCTTGCAGAGTTTTATCCTCATTTTACCAACGTGAAACAAGTGGATAGATTCTGATGTATGGTCTTCCCCACTCATTTGCGTCACTACTACCTGTTGATTTGATTACAACCAAGAGGAATGGCTTTTCAAAGCTGCTgctagtacatatatatatatgtcattagCGTGAAAGAAAGCTTTACATTGAAATCAACATCGTGTTTTCGTACTAATGCCTCCACATAGCTACCCAGTCCAGCAGCTGTAccgaatttataaaaaaaaacttatttattcaCTGATTTTTTGCCATTACCAAACTTTTTCACGTATAAACTAATGAAGTTATAATAGCAAGGGCCTGTCCTGAGCAAAGTCGAACGAAAAATTAGCCTTAGGtccccaattttttttaaaaaaattacacataaacctccaaaaaaaaattttaagcctccaaatttgtaaaaaataaatatttaattgaaatctttaataaatcgCCTATTGCCCCCATAAATCTCAGGACCCTCCTGATAACAGCTACTAAGCAACACAACCtacaagaagaaaacaaaataaacaatgaATGAACCTGGATCGATCTTTCCCACGGTGGATAATGAAAGCGTGTGGCCATTGTAAATGATATCAGCATGCAAGGCTCGTCCAACGTCAAAAGGCTCAGGAGCGTAAACTGATTTTGTGGCACCTGAATAAATAATACACAATATAtgcattaaatatatttttcagttcgaaaaagaaagaagaaacaaatagGGGGAAAGGTGAGGGGGACCTGATATAAGCTCCTTCTTGCTGTCATCAGAAGATGAACGGTACCACTGGATCGTACATTTCGAAAGATCAGGAGCTTCATCAGAGCAAGGTCTGACCCGCAAAGAAGAACCTAGAGCTTCATTGCCATCTATTTCGTATAAAAGTGATATATTTTCCTCGCTCTTTCTGCACATTGCAagctgaaaatatatataggcaAAGTGTGGGGTCAGATCTTTCTCAACAGAGAGTTACAAAATGTGTTCAAAGGATCTCAACGAACCTTCTTTTTAAGTTGAAGAAAATGTTTGGATTTCTCTGCAAGCTGATTCCTCAGTGCTCGAAGCTCATATTCCATATCCATTACCTAAAAACCAATGCAACAcatgatatttttttacttatccAAAAACTTCAAATTAAAGCAACAACCCTTTCATCTAGTACCCACCTTGCTTGGCTGATGCAGCATTTTAATCCGCCTAGCTTCTTGAACCTCTTTCATTAAATCTTCCATGTCCTGTGATATATACAACATTAATCAATACTAAGCTTATATACTTTACATAAATGAACACTATAATAAGCATATATGTACCTGCTTGCCAGAGGCTCGAGACATCTGTTCATGTTCTCGCAGAGCTTCTTCCACTCTTTGTACAGCTGCTCTTGCACTTTCAATCTCAGCACGCGCAAAAGCTCTTTCCTCGTCCACTATTTTCTTAGCATCCTCTGAGGCCTAAGTAGACAATGTTGCAACTAATCAGTAAGAACATGTTTTTCTATTGCGAGGGTGACCATATTTTTCTACCTGCTTCAAAAAAGAGGCCAGCTTCTTCACTTCGGCTTTTTCTATGAACAGCTCTCCTTCACGCTGAGTCAACTGAACAGCTAGAGCTTCCACCTAGCAGGAGCCCACAATGTTCAAAACatacacattcatgatgatggCTGAAAGGAACAGATTGACTAATAAAAGACTAACCATGGCAATGGCTTCCTCAACGTCATCCTTATTTCTACCGGCAACACGTCCTCTCAGAGACTCCAATGCATCTCTAAGTTTCTTTAAAAGAACATGTTTCTCCAAGGATGTTGCTTCTTTCAGTTTTGCCTGCACACCAAAATTAGTTTTAGTCCTAAGCTACTACTTAAGACTTGGCCTTTTTG comes from the Brassica napus cultivar Da-Ae chromosome A7, Da-Ae, whole genome shotgun sequence genome and includes:
- the LOC106358458 gene encoding stomatal closure-related actin-binding protein 1, giving the protein MTRVTRDFRDSLHKEVVPAVSADVRFASSRFPNYRIGANDQIFDAKDDPKVLSMKEVVARETAQLMDQQKRMSVRDLANKFEKGLAAAAKLSEEAKLKEATSLEKHVLLKKLRDALESLRGRVAGRNKDDVEEAIAMVEALAVQLTQREGELFIEKAEVKKLASFLKQASEDAKKIVDEERAFARAEIESARAAVQRVEEALREHEQMSRASGKQDMEDLMKEVQEARRIKMLHQPSKVMDMEYELRALRNQLAEKSKHFLQLKKKLAMCRKSEENISLLYEIDGNEALGSSLRVRPCSDEAPDLSKCTIQWYRSSSDDSKKELISGATKSVYAPEPFDVGRALHADIIYNGHTLSLSTVGKIDPAAGLGSYVEALVRKHDVDFNVVVTQMSGEDHTSESIHLFHVGKMRIKLCKGKTVIAKEYYSSAMQLCGVRGGGNAAAQAVYWQAKKGVSFVVAFESERERNAAIMLARRFACDCNVTLAGPEDRTETSPN